The following proteins come from a genomic window of Methylorubrum populi:
- a CDS encoding chemotaxis protein CheW has translation MKIGLTAGADPKARHAALLDARAVALAARGAEQEKTVETVAYLVCACGRERYGLPLAAVAGVAPERPCTGLPGAPPALKGITAVAGAIVSVLDLAACLGLDRAGEEDGGHVVRLRAQEPPIALSVDRVIGIARIDVALAQPMNQPESLGRGPLSGYAPPGSDRTGDIHEGFSLVDLPALLARFST, from the coding sequence ATGAAGATCGGTCTGACCGCCGGAGCTGACCCGAAGGCGCGCCATGCCGCGCTGCTCGACGCGCGCGCCGTCGCGCTGGCCGCGCGCGGGGCGGAGCAGGAGAAGACGGTCGAGACCGTGGCCTATCTCGTCTGCGCCTGCGGGCGGGAGCGGTACGGCCTGCCGCTCGCGGCGGTGGCGGGTGTCGCGCCCGAGCGGCCCTGCACCGGCCTGCCCGGCGCGCCGCCGGCACTCAAGGGGATCACGGCCGTCGCGGGCGCAATCGTTAGCGTGCTCGACCTCGCGGCCTGCCTCGGGCTTGACCGCGCCGGCGAAGAGGATGGGGGCCACGTGGTGCGCCTGCGCGCGCAGGAGCCGCCGATCGCCCTCTCGGTCGACCGCGTGATCGGCATCGCCCGGATCGACGTGGCGCTGGCGCAACCGATGAACCAACCGGAAAGTCTGGGACGCGGCCCGCTTTCGGGCTATGCACCGCCCGGCTCGGACAGGACGGGCGACATCCACGAGGGTTTCTCCCTCGTCGATCTGCCGGCCCTGCTCGCCCGCTTCTCGACCTGA
- a CDS encoding methyl-accepting chemotaxis protein — protein sequence MSPVSLSIGKRILLGFVAASLIVAALGAYALRQIGSVRDMTDLIVTRDVGVLRQLDDLGNVARNMGLVRRNAVIALLTQGNTTSPSARSDDFLGSWRQNVSELDRLLNTIAGEVKDYQGGALSAERVAAWGRLGAVMSETAEAFRQVRNASDQQLRAVDARDIASVEGKNDEVNRLHDGLLRSIANARTALDGVIGAGQRSVGEIYRNSILSVAITVAASILLSILVTVLISRAVVRPLEDVMRFVAQIGDGDLTGRLNRTGNDEIGRLGDTLNRMVAGLSDLARTNRAATADLNAAAAEIRASAQEQAASVEEQFAAVQETAATVDEITHSGAQISKRATEVIATAQAAAQTARSGLRAATDTAKAMESIREQGEAVAGNIVALSEKTQAIGEIIVTVNDISERTHLLALNAAIEAAAAGESGRSFAIVASEMKLLADQAKGATAQVRGILGEIQRGINASVMLTEEAVKRAAAGKNRTDSTVRTIEEMAARVEEGVQTFQQIVASTNQQQLGIEQVMGALQNIRQASQQTAAGTREVETASANLTELAQGLMALAERYRL from the coding sequence ATGTCGCCCGTGTCGCTCTCGATCGGAAAACGCATCCTCCTCGGCTTCGTGGCGGCCAGCCTGATCGTGGCGGCTCTGGGCGCCTACGCCCTGCGCCAGATCGGCAGCGTGCGCGACATGACCGACCTGATCGTGACCCGCGACGTCGGCGTGCTGCGCCAACTCGACGATCTCGGCAACGTCGCCCGCAACATGGGGCTCGTCCGGCGCAACGCGGTGATCGCCCTGCTGACGCAGGGCAACACGACGTCGCCATCGGCCCGGTCGGACGACTTTCTGGGAAGCTGGCGCCAGAACGTGTCGGAGTTGGACCGGCTTCTCAACACCATCGCCGGAGAGGTGAAGGATTACCAAGGCGGAGCGCTCTCGGCGGAGCGCGTCGCGGCCTGGGGCCGCCTCGGCGCCGTCATGTCCGAGACCGCGGAAGCCTTCCGCCAGGTCCGCAACGCGAGCGACCAGCAATTGCGCGCGGTCGATGCGCGCGACATCGCATCAGTCGAGGGCAAGAACGACGAGGTCAACCGGCTCCACGACGGGCTTTTGCGCAGCATCGCCAATGCCCGCACGGCCCTCGACGGAGTTATCGGCGCAGGTCAGCGCAGCGTCGGCGAGATCTACCGCAACAGCATCCTCTCCGTTGCGATCACCGTGGCGGCCTCAATCCTGCTCTCCATCCTGGTGACGGTGCTGATCAGCCGCGCGGTGGTGCGACCCCTTGAGGACGTGATGCGCTTCGTCGCGCAGATCGGCGACGGCGACCTGACCGGACGGCTGAACCGTACCGGCAACGACGAGATCGGGCGGCTCGGCGACACGCTGAACCGGATGGTGGCCGGCCTGTCCGACCTCGCCCGCACCAACCGCGCCGCCACCGCCGACCTGAACGCCGCCGCCGCCGAAATTCGCGCCTCGGCCCAGGAGCAGGCCGCGAGCGTCGAGGAGCAGTTCGCCGCCGTTCAGGAGACCGCCGCGACCGTCGACGAGATTACCCATTCGGGCGCTCAGATCTCGAAGCGGGCGACGGAGGTCATCGCCACCGCCCAGGCCGCCGCGCAGACCGCGCGCTCGGGACTGCGCGCCGCCACCGACACCGCCAAGGCGATGGAATCGATCCGCGAGCAGGGCGAGGCGGTCGCCGGCAACATCGTCGCGCTCTCGGAGAAGACCCAGGCGATCGGCGAGATCATCGTCACCGTCAACGACATCTCAGAGCGCACCCACCTCCTCGCGCTCAACGCCGCCATCGAGGCGGCCGCGGCGGGGGAGAGCGGGCGCAGCTTCGCCATCGTCGCCTCCGAGATGAAGCTGCTCGCCGATCAGGCGAAGGGGGCGACCGCGCAGGTGCGCGGCATCCTCGGGGAGATCCAGCGCGGCATCAACGCCTCGGTGATGCTGACCGAGGAGGCGGTCAAGCGCGCCGCCGCCGGGAAGAACCGCACGGACTCGACCGTTCGCACCATCGAGGAGATGGCCGCGCGGGTGGAGGAAGGCGTGCAGACCTTCCAGCAGATCGTGGCCTCGACCAACCAGCAGCAGCTCGGCATCGAGCAGGTGATGGGCGCGCTGCAGAACATCCGGCAGGCGAGCCAGCAGACCGCCGCCGGCACCCGCGAAGTCGAGACCGCCTCGGCCAATCTCACGGAACTGGCGCAGGGACTGATGGCGCTGGCCGAGCGCTACCGGCTCTAG
- a CDS encoding hybrid sensor histidine kinase/response regulator, producing the protein MDIRQQLLAAFEIEHREHLDAIRAALAAEGPVDWHDVFRRAHSLKGAARAVDLPPVEAVSHQLETLFERISAGQRPLDRAARAATHLALDRIEAFVAASASGQARMPEDALAALNACLDPDAPPVSAPAEPSPDAAPAAATAPASPPAAPATTEPSSEPAQAVLRIPASAVESLSRASHGLWAVLPGQGSVAERIARLSANATALRRRTETARRVTDSSSVGAAASETATLRQALAEIETGLAALSREAADLAQGHKAVVLSVETAARRLREETERLALVPAETVFGGLARAVRDMARADGQEVDVTTRGLDVPVDRAMLQALKDPVLHALRNALSHGAESPEARQRQGKPTSLSIMLTVEAQGGRLVLGIHDDGRGPDLAAIEATGRGRGLIAPGESLDAEALLALPFEPGFSTAEAVDALSGRGMGLSVAAEVARSLHGQVQLARRQPHGTSLIFTLPLSAARRPVLIVTAGGNRFALPSGAAEALTRLDPKSLSTVAGRPVAQVAEGGEAVTLPVAELGDLLGLGSGRAEGATIPTVRLRGTRGRCLLAVDHLEEVRTLLVLPAPPIGSDPALVTGTVILGTDTPALVLDPDGLIDRLGRAGPRAARPQSKTGEDGSGTIPEKRRSTILVVDDSITTRTLEKSILEAAGYRVIVCVDGQEALDRLRARIEPVDLVVADVEMPRLTGFGLVEALRAEEDFARLPIVLMTSRGDEEDVARGLELGADAYLTKQKFDQRELLDTIGQLL; encoded by the coding sequence ATGGACATCCGCCAGCAGCTCCTCGCCGCCTTCGAGATCGAGCACCGCGAGCATCTCGACGCGATCCGCGCCGCGCTTGCCGCGGAGGGTCCGGTCGATTGGCACGACGTGTTCCGCCGGGCCCATAGCCTGAAGGGCGCCGCCCGCGCCGTGGACCTGCCGCCGGTGGAGGCGGTCTCGCACCAGCTCGAAACCCTGTTCGAGCGCATCAGCGCCGGGCAGCGCCCGCTCGACCGCGCTGCGCGGGCCGCCACCCATCTCGCCCTCGACCGGATCGAGGCCTTCGTGGCCGCGAGCGCGAGCGGGCAGGCCCGCATGCCCGAGGATGCGCTGGCGGCGCTGAACGCCTGCCTCGATCCCGACGCGCCGCCGGTCTCGGCACCGGCCGAACCCTCGCCGGACGCGGCCCCCGCCGCCGCGACCGCTCCGGCCTCACCGCCCGCCGCACCGGCGACGACCGAGCCATCCAGCGAGCCGGCGCAGGCCGTCCTGCGCATCCCCGCCTCGGCCGTGGAATCGCTGTCGCGGGCGAGCCACGGACTCTGGGCAGTCCTGCCGGGGCAGGGGAGCGTCGCCGAGCGCATCGCGCGGCTGTCGGCGAACGCGACCGCGCTGCGGCGGCGTACCGAGACCGCTCGCCGCGTGACGGATTCATCGTCCGTCGGAGCGGCCGCATCGGAGACGGCCACCCTGCGACAGGCGCTCGCCGAAATCGAAACCGGTCTGGCGGCTCTGTCCCGCGAAGCCGCCGACCTCGCGCAGGGGCACAAGGCCGTCGTCCTGTCCGTCGAGACGGCCGCACGGCGCCTGCGGGAGGAGACCGAGCGCCTCGCGCTGGTTCCCGCCGAGACCGTATTCGGCGGCCTTGCCCGCGCCGTGCGCGACATGGCGCGCGCCGACGGTCAGGAGGTGGACGTCACCACCCGCGGGCTCGACGTGCCGGTGGACCGGGCGATGCTGCAGGCGCTCAAGGATCCGGTGCTGCACGCCCTGCGCAACGCGCTCAGCCACGGCGCCGAGAGCCCGGAGGCCCGCCAGCGACAGGGCAAGCCGACCTCCCTCTCGATCATGCTCACCGTCGAGGCCCAAGGCGGCCGGCTCGTCCTCGGCATTCACGACGACGGGCGGGGACCGGACCTGGCGGCGATCGAGGCGACGGGCCGCGGGCGCGGGCTGATCGCGCCGGGCGAGAGCCTGGATGCCGAGGCGCTGCTCGCTCTTCCTTTCGAGCCGGGCTTCTCCACCGCCGAAGCGGTCGATGCGCTGTCCGGCCGGGGCATGGGCCTGTCGGTGGCGGCCGAGGTCGCTCGCTCCCTGCACGGACAGGTGCAGCTCGCCCGCCGTCAGCCGCACGGCACCTCGCTGATCTTCACCCTGCCGCTCTCCGCGGCGCGGCGGCCGGTGCTGATCGTCACGGCCGGCGGCAACCGCTTCGCCTTGCCGAGCGGCGCGGCGGAGGCGCTCACGCGGCTGGACCCGAAATCTCTGTCCACGGTCGCGGGCCGCCCGGTTGCCCAGGTGGCGGAAGGCGGCGAGGCGGTGACGCTGCCCGTCGCCGAGCTCGGCGACCTGCTCGGCCTCGGATCCGGCCGGGCCGAGGGGGCGACGATCCCAACCGTGCGTCTGCGCGGGACGCGCGGGCGCTGCCTGCTCGCCGTCGACCATCTGGAGGAAGTGCGCACGCTGCTCGTCCTGCCGGCCCCGCCGATCGGCAGCGATCCCGCCCTCGTCACCGGAACGGTGATCCTCGGCACCGATACGCCCGCCCTCGTCCTCGATCCCGACGGACTCATCGACCGCCTGGGACGCGCCGGTCCGCGCGCCGCTCGGCCCCAGTCCAAAACAGGGGAGGACGGCAGCGGAACGATCCCGGAAAAGCGACGTTCGACGATTCTTGTCGTGGACGACTCGATCACGACCCGCACCCTGGAGAAGAGCATCTTGGAAGCGGCGGGCTACCGCGTGATCGTCTGCGTCGACGGGCAGGAGGCGCTCGATCGCCTTCGGGCGCGCATCGAACCGGTCGACCTCGTGGTCGCCGACGTGGAGATGCCGCGCCTGACCGGCTTCGGTCTCGTCGAGGCACTGCGGGCCGAAGAGGATTTCGCGCGGCTGCCCATCGTGCTGATGACGTCGCGCGGCGACGAGGAGGACGTGGCGAGGGGGTTGGAACTCGGGGCCGACGCCTACCTCACCAAGCAGAAATTCGATCAGCGCGAACTCCTTGATACCATCGGTCAACTGCTGTGA
- the cheB gene encoding chemotaxis-specific protein-glutamate methyltransferase CheB gives MNGGTENPRVRVLVVEDSLVVRILLTHIIARDPRLELAGAVESGEAALAAIETVRPDVISMDIRLPGIDGLETTRRIMASRPTPIVVIADSVEDSSLKISMNALRAGALSVVEKPVATTNDGYEAVAGQICTQLRIMAAVPVIRRRPIGAEWSARKTAPAPELPLLSDTDAAPTVLAVAASTGGPPALAKVIGGLAADFPLPVLLVQHMGAAFMDGFAKWLDGVVTLSVDLARDGQTIQAGHVYVAPGDRHLELGPNGTLRVSDAAPVGGQRPAATVLFRSVARQAGAQGIGVLLTGMGEDGAQGLLDMRKAGAATVAEHESSAVVYGMPAAAVRLNAASRVLPVDQVAPHLVRLAQRKPS, from the coding sequence GTGAACGGAGGAACTGAGAATCCGCGCGTTCGCGTGCTGGTTGTCGAGGATTCGCTCGTGGTGCGGATCCTCCTCACCCACATCATCGCCCGCGATCCGCGGCTGGAACTGGCCGGTGCGGTCGAGTCCGGCGAGGCGGCGCTGGCGGCGATCGAGACCGTACGGCCCGACGTGATCTCCATGGACATCCGCCTGCCCGGTATCGACGGGCTGGAGACGACGCGGCGGATCATGGCGAGCCGGCCGACACCGATCGTGGTGATCGCCGATTCGGTCGAGGATTCCTCGCTCAAGATCTCGATGAACGCGCTGAGGGCCGGCGCGCTGTCGGTGGTCGAGAAGCCGGTGGCCACCACCAATGACGGCTACGAGGCGGTCGCCGGGCAGATCTGCACGCAGCTGCGCATCATGGCCGCCGTGCCGGTGATCCGCCGCCGGCCGATCGGCGCGGAATGGAGCGCCCGCAAGACCGCGCCCGCACCTGAACTGCCGCTCCTCTCGGACACCGATGCGGCGCCGACCGTGCTCGCGGTCGCCGCCTCGACCGGCGGGCCGCCCGCGCTCGCCAAGGTGATCGGCGGCCTCGCGGCGGATTTTCCGCTGCCCGTGCTCCTCGTCCAGCACATGGGCGCCGCCTTCATGGACGGCTTCGCGAAATGGCTCGACGGCGTGGTGACGCTCTCCGTCGACTTGGCCCGCGACGGGCAGACCATTCAGGCGGGTCACGTCTACGTCGCGCCGGGCGACCGCCATCTCGAACTCGGTCCAAACGGCACACTTCGGGTCAGCGACGCGGCCCCCGTCGGGGGCCAGCGCCCGGCGGCGACCGTGCTGTTCCGCTCCGTCGCCCGGCAGGCCGGCGCCCAGGGCATCGGCGTACTCCTCACCGGCATGGGCGAGGACGGCGCGCAAGGACTGCTCGATATGCGCAAGGCCGGTGCGGCCACGGTGGCCGAGCACGAGAGCAGCGCCGTCGTCTACGGCATGCCCGCCGCGGCGGTACGCCTCAACGCGGCCTCCCGCGTCCTGCCCGTCGATCAAGTGGCGCCCCATCTGGTGCGGCTCGCGCAGAGGAAGCCGTCATGA
- a CDS encoding response regulator — protein MTARAAPSQASPATPPGHRLLLVEDSETQALELRLQLEAQGFAVQRCATAEAALDLLNTDLPDLVVADHHLPGMNGDEFTRQMRLSLRTRALPVVMLTSARNGERHGFESGADAYVEKSADRDLLVLRIRALLRERKSSATEGPSGAAFRRGRVLVVDGSATYRAFFTGLLTQEGHTVVAAADRSAALAALDEPGAGFDCVTLDLVGSAYDGIALCTEIAERRMMAPEGGGNAFPLVGMAGDKPDKSLLVAAFAAGADDVVSKADGEVLAMRVRGLVRRRLLEEDNRRISGEFGDRERAVERARAEAEAAAARAALADALEQANRDLEDANRKLTEAQAKLVQAAKMASLGELVAGIAHEINNPLAFILAHQGTVERLLGELQPPEAPEGRRALTKARDRVGSMRLGLTRIQELVLNLRKFSRLDEGERGLVNVPEAIETVLALIQHKLGTRIHVERDFSGRAEISCTPALLNQVVMNILGNAADAIHGEGTITVSTYSDAETDMIRISDTGPGIPEDLREKIFEPFFTTKPVGSGTGLGLAIAYSVVQAHSGSLTVETAPGGGASFVIGIPRQPAPV, from the coding sequence ATGACCGCGCGCGCAGCGCCCTCACAGGCATCACCCGCCACACCGCCGGGTCACCGGCTGCTGCTGGTGGAGGATTCCGAGACCCAGGCGCTCGAACTGCGCCTGCAGCTCGAGGCGCAGGGCTTTGCCGTACAACGCTGCGCCACCGCGGAAGCCGCGCTCGATCTGCTCAACACCGATCTTCCCGATCTCGTCGTCGCCGACCACCACCTGCCCGGCATGAACGGCGACGAGTTTACCCGGCAGATGCGTCTGTCGCTGCGCACGCGCGCGCTGCCGGTTGTGATGCTCACGAGCGCCCGCAACGGCGAGCGCCACGGCTTCGAGAGCGGGGCCGACGCCTATGTCGAGAAATCGGCCGACCGCGACCTGCTCGTGCTGCGCATCCGCGCCCTCCTGCGCGAGCGCAAGAGCAGCGCGACGGAAGGGCCATCGGGTGCCGCCTTCCGCCGGGGCCGGGTGCTCGTCGTCGACGGCAGCGCCACGTACCGGGCCTTCTTCACCGGCCTGCTGACCCAGGAGGGTCATACCGTCGTCGCCGCGGCCGACCGCTCGGCGGCGCTCGCCGCCCTGGACGAGCCCGGAGCCGGGTTCGACTGCGTGACCCTCGACCTCGTCGGCAGCGCCTATGACGGCATCGCTCTGTGCACCGAGATCGCCGAGCGCCGCATGATGGCGCCGGAGGGAGGCGGCAACGCCTTTCCCCTCGTCGGCATGGCCGGGGACAAGCCGGACAAGAGCCTGCTCGTCGCCGCCTTCGCCGCGGGCGCCGACGACGTGGTGTCGAAGGCCGACGGCGAGGTGCTGGCGATGCGGGTGCGCGGCCTCGTCCGCCGCCGCCTGCTGGAGGAGGATAACCGCCGCATCTCCGGCGAGTTCGGCGACCGCGAGCGGGCGGTCGAGCGCGCCCGCGCCGAGGCCGAGGCGGCCGCCGCCCGCGCCGCCCTCGCCGACGCGCTTGAGCAGGCCAACCGCGATCTGGAGGATGCCAACCGCAAGCTGACGGAGGCTCAGGCCAAGCTCGTCCAGGCCGCCAAGATGGCCTCGCTCGGCGAGCTCGTCGCCGGCATTGCCCACGAAATCAACAATCCGCTCGCCTTCATCCTGGCGCATCAGGGCACGGTGGAACGCCTTCTCGGCGAACTCCAGCCGCCGGAGGCGCCGGAGGGACGGCGCGCCCTGACGAAGGCGCGCGACCGGGTCGGCTCGATGCGGCTCGGCCTCACCCGCATTCAGGAGCTCGTTCTCAACCTGCGCAAGTTCTCGCGGCTCGACGAAGGCGAGCGCGGCCTCGTCAACGTGCCCGAGGCGATCGAGACGGTGCTGGCGCTGATCCAGCACAAGCTCGGCACGCGTATCCACGTGGAGCGCGATTTCTCCGGCCGCGCGGAGATTTCGTGCACGCCGGCGCTGCTCAATCAGGTCGTGATGAACATCCTGGGCAATGCGGCGGACGCGATCCACGGCGAGGGCACCATCACGGTCTCGACCTATTCGGATGCGGAGACCGACATGATCCGTATCAGCGACACGGGACCGGGTATTCCCGAGGATCTACGCGAAAAGATCTTCGAGCCGTTCTTCACGACGAAGCCCGTCGGATCGGGGACCGGACTCGGCTTGGCGATTGCGTACAGCGTCGTTCAGGCGCATAGCGGCTCGCTGACCGTGGAGACGGCGCCGGGCGGCGGCGCGAGCTTCGTCATCGGCATTCCGAGGCAACCGGCACCGGTATGA
- a CDS encoding response regulator produces the protein MSKGTILAVDDEPDILIALEDLFEDEYRVLTSAKPEEALDILRAEPDIAVVVSDQRMPGMTGDALLAQARGFHEAQAILLTGYADISAVIAALNRGGIIGYVAKPWDPTLLRATVRNAYERHRLGRDLATERALLRGLLDHAEEAISFKDARGRFVRLNARKAGLVGSTVEACLGRTEVEVADTAETREAEAVDRRAIAAGEAGSTVIARGALGAERWSHVIRVPIRGGAGEITHLATIERDVTEQKSLEARLRQSDKMQALGTLAGGIAHDFNNLLTAILGSLELVGPKIADQPRVKRLVDNATGAAQRGSALTKRLLSFSRSNDAHARPVDPNALIEGMSALFGSSLGSLVRVVRDLEPDMPFAMVDPDQLELAVLNLCINARDAMPEGGTVTISTRRAEIHDDPDLKPGTYAVVTVADEGTGIPPEILERVCEPFFTTKAVGQGTGLGLAMVFGLAQQAGGRLRITSEVGQGTRIELALPRADGTAEGTETEVVPTVATAASPARILVVDDDPEVRHVTASFLNDFGYSETEASDGRSALALMEQGHSFDLVVADLAMPGMTGVELATTIRQRFAGVPVLLLTGHAEAVQIPDDLPVMTKPFASAELAARVSQLLEATA, from the coding sequence ATGAGCAAAGGCACGATCCTGGCCGTCGATGACGAGCCGGACATCCTGATCGCTCTGGAGGATCTGTTCGAGGACGAGTACCGGGTGCTCACCTCGGCCAAGCCCGAGGAAGCGCTCGACATCCTGCGCGCCGAGCCCGACATCGCCGTCGTGGTCTCCGACCAGCGCATGCCCGGCATGACCGGCGACGCCCTCCTCGCCCAGGCAAGAGGCTTCCACGAGGCGCAGGCGATCCTGCTCACCGGCTACGCCGATATCTCGGCGGTGATCGCGGCGCTCAATCGCGGCGGCATCATCGGCTACGTCGCCAAGCCCTGGGACCCGACGCTCCTGCGCGCCACGGTGCGCAATGCCTACGAGCGCCACCGCCTGGGCCGCGACCTTGCCACCGAGCGCGCCCTGCTGCGCGGCCTCCTCGATCACGCCGAGGAGGCGATCTCCTTCAAGGACGCTCGAGGCCGGTTCGTCCGCCTCAACGCGCGCAAGGCCGGCCTCGTCGGCAGCACGGTCGAGGCATGCCTCGGCCGCACCGAGGTCGAGGTCGCCGACACGGCCGAGACCCGCGAGGCGGAGGCCGTGGACCGGCGCGCGATCGCGGCCGGGGAGGCGGGCTCGACGGTGATCGCCCGCGGCGCTCTGGGCGCCGAGCGCTGGTCGCACGTCATCCGCGTGCCGATCCGTGGGGGCGCCGGCGAGATCACGCATCTCGCGACGATCGAGCGGGACGTCACCGAGCAGAAGAGCCTGGAGGCGCGCCTGCGCCAATCCGACAAGATGCAGGCCCTCGGCACGCTGGCCGGCGGCATCGCCCACGACTTCAACAACCTGCTCACGGCGATCCTTGGCAGCCTGGAACTGGTGGGCCCGAAGATCGCCGATCAGCCACGGGTCAAGCGCCTCGTGGACAATGCCACCGGTGCGGCGCAGCGCGGCTCTGCCCTGACCAAGCGCCTCCTGAGCTTCAGCCGCTCCAACGACGCCCATGCCCGGCCCGTCGATCCGAACGCGCTGATCGAGGGGATGAGCGCGCTGTTCGGTTCGAGCCTCGGCAGCCTCGTGCGGGTCGTGCGGGACCTCGAGCCCGACATGCCCTTCGCCATGGTCGATCCGGACCAGCTCGAACTGGCGGTGCTCAACCTCTGCATCAACGCCCGCGATGCCATGCCCGAGGGCGGCACCGTCACGATCTCGACGCGCCGCGCCGAGATTCACGACGATCCCGACCTGAAACCGGGCACCTACGCCGTCGTCACGGTCGCCGACGAAGGCACCGGCATTCCGCCCGAGATCCTGGAGCGGGTCTGCGAACCGTTCTTCACCACCAAGGCGGTGGGGCAGGGAACGGGGCTCGGCCTCGCCATGGTGTTCGGCCTCGCCCAGCAGGCGGGCGGGCGCCTGCGCATCACCAGCGAGGTCGGGCAGGGTACCCGAATCGAGCTCGCCCTGCCGCGCGCCGACGGCACGGCCGAGGGTACCGAAACCGAAGTCGTCCCTACGGTGGCGACGGCGGCGAGCCCGGCGCGCATCCTCGTGGTCGACGACGACCCCGAGGTCCGGCATGTTACTGCCTCCTTCCTCAATGATTTCGGCTACTCCGAGACGGAAGCGTCCGACGGCCGGAGCGCGCTCGCGCTGATGGAGCAGGGCCACAGCTTCGACCTCGTCGTGGCGGATCTCGCCATGCCGGGCATGACCGGCGTCGAGCTCGCCACCACGATCCGTCAACGCTTCGCCGGCGTGCCCGTGCTGCTGCTGACCGGCCACGCGGAGGCCGTGCAGATCCCGGACGATCTGCCGGTGATGACGAAGCCCTTCGCCTCCGCCGAACTCGCGGCCCGGGTGTCGCAGCTTCTCGAAGCGACGGCCTGA